TATTGCTAAGCAGCTTCTTGTTTTCAAAGTAAGCACTGGTCTGAACGAATCCAGAGGATCGATCCAATTGTGAAATAAAATACCCGCCATCTTGAAGTGCTTGTATGATTTTGGTATACGTCGAGTCGCTTGCGATTGTGACAGTTTTTGTCCGTTCAGGATTTTGGGCCAACAGAGAGCTGGAAAGGAAGAATAGTTGAGCGATCGCCAGCAGAGAGATTTGGATTAAGCGTTTCATATGACAGGATTATAAATCTTATGTTGTTTAAGCTTTAAGTTAACCATTTATTTTAAGTAATGGCTTGTAATTGTAGGACATTGTCTATTTAATCCTTATTCCCAGGATCTTTAGGCTTCGCTCTTCCTGATCGAGCGTTGCAATATTGGGTAAATTAGCCCATTCCTCGAATCCCATTTTCTCAAACAACGCTATGCTGGCAAGATTGTGCGCGAAGATAAATCCCAGCAAGGTGTGTACGCCGAAATCCGGTGCTTTGTCCATGCAATATTGTAGAATCTGTTTACCCAATCCTCGGCCTCGCTGTTGTTCATTCAAATAGATACTGATTTCTACTGTGGCATCATAAGCCGGACGACCATAGAACGATTGGAAACTGACCCAGCCAAGGAGTTGATTATTTTCATCTTCCACCATCCATAAAGGTCTTTTCAAAGCGCTGTGTTCGTCAAACCATTTTTGTCTACTCGCAACAGATACAGGTTCGGTATCTGCTGTGACCATACGAGAGGCAATTGTTGAATTGTATATCTCTACGATGTAAGGTAAATCTTGTTGTTCGGCGTTGCGAAATTTTAATTGATTCATGGATTTTATTGTTTAATTGCTGTTCGCTGTTGTTTTTTGCTCTAATGTCCAAGCTAGAAAGTCTGTCATGACGTCCTTCCAATGTGGTTTTTTGTAATCGGGCCTACCATCATTCTGAACTTCAAAATAATTATGCTCTAGATTGTAATATCTTTTTATCGTCAGGTTGTTTTTGTGATTTCTTATAAAATATAGTGGTGCTAGATCATTTAATTCAGCTACAATGTCTTCTGTGCCGGAGACCAGATAGATTGGGTAGTCAAATCCCAATAGCTCATCAATAGCAGGTTGTGAAAATGACTTCCAGGAGCGCAAATTGGGATTGTTTTTTAATTTCTCCGGGTTGTTGGCATCTTTATAAAACGCATAGGTTTGTTCAATTTTTTGAGAGGCTTGTTGCCAGGTAATTTTTCCTTTTTGGACATCGCGCTTTGCTTGCCGTATATCTTGGTCTATCCGCCCAAACAAATTTGTCCCTGATAAACCCAGTTTGCTGACTTTTTTATATTTATTGGCTAGTTTGGCGGCTACATGTCCTCCTTGGGAGTGTCCAAATACTGTTAATTGCGAATTATCTACCCAAGGTTGTTTGCTCAGGTAATCTAATACGGAAACTGCTCGATTCACATAATTATCTAGATAATCTGCTTCTTGATAAGCTCTACTAGGGATATTTTTATCTTTAGAGTCGCCATAATACCAATAGGAATCATTAAGCTGCGATTCGTCCACAATAACAGGGGTCTCTGGCATGGAAATAACGACGAGATGGTACGACTTAATTATATCCTGGTAGTTAAAGTTGGTTAGTCCACCCCCAAAAAGACTTAAACCTTCTTTTTTATAATTAAAGTATAGTGGTATGGGCAAGGAGCCCTGACAAAACAAAAATAGAGGCTTTTTGCTTTTTGGAGCTGGATCAATGACTAAAAAATCAATTTTACTGTTTGGAGTTTCAAGTGTAAAAACAGTTGACTCATTGTTGATAACGCTTGTTTTCTGTCCGAAGGCAGCCTGTGACATTAATAATGAACAGATAAAAAAAATGAATTTCATGAAGATCAGCTATCTAGTATACTTGTTATTGCCAAACTTATATAAATTGAATTTTATATCCAATAGCATAATATTCATTTAGGAGTGATTTGCATGTAAATAGAATCTCTCGGAAAGGGGCTGGAGAAGACGTCTTTGTTGTTATATGTGACCACTGGCTCTAATTTTATTTTTGCATGCGGTGATATTGTATCATCTCATTGAATTTTTGGTTTAGCTGTTATAATCTCTTTGATCTTATATCGGCCCTATTTCACTTATCATCGGTGGTAAAATCGGATTTGAATTATCCAATAGTTGGGTTATCTAGCTTATAATGCATTTTATCTAGGTCAAAATACAGTTCGTCGAGATTTTTTCTAAATACTCTCTGATATAAATACTTTTGGCCAATATTAACTTTTATCATTCTAAATGAAGAAGCTATTTATTTTATTTTTGGGCGGTCTTTTCCTAGTCTCATGTAAGAATCAAGGAATCGAAGCTGATGCATTAAACAGGGACGAGTATTACATACCATTGGGTAAAAGTATTAAAGTCGCAGATTCTCTGCATTATTTTATTTTAGGAGATGTTAATAAAAAGGCGTCTACTAAATCCAAGATTGGAAATACCAATGCCACTTTAAAAAAGGAAATTCTATCGGAAAATGGGACGCCATTAATGCGTGTTTTTAATTACGGGAAGGGGGGATTTATCATTTTGGCTGCAGATCGTCGGGCTAATCCGGTATTAGCATATTCCGATGAGACAAACTTTCCCTCCGATACTATACCAGCCGCAACGGAAGCATGGTTATATGAAAATAAACTTCAGATAGAAGAGTTAAAATCAGGCACAAGAGAAAATGTGAATGGAGAAAACCTTTTGAAAAAGGGGAATTATGTCAAGCTTTTAGGAGGGGAAGTTCCAACAGTTAATGTAAAAAGAGCATCTATTGAAAAAGTCGCTGGATTTTTCCCTCCGGCAGGAGGATGTGAACCAACGGGATTTGAAAAAGGTCCACTTTTGCAGACAACTTGGAATCAATCTGGCGGCTATAACAATTTAATGCCTGATATGTCTTGTACCCCTTACTCTTGTAATGGAAAAGCGTATACAGGCTGTGTAGCTACAGCAATGTCCCAGGTGATGAGATATCATCAATATCCTGCTTCATATAATTATAGTATTATGCCAAATGCAGTTTCAAGTTATTTAGATGTTTCATCAGGAGCTAATGAAATCTCTAAGTTAATGAGAGACGTAGCCAATTCTGTAGATTCACAACCGGATTGTGATGGCACAGGTGCTGCTTCTAATCTAAATGATATTCCATACGCCTTAGAAAATACTTTCGGCTATTCAGTCACAGTGACAGCAACTGACTTTAATTATAATACCGTAAAAAGTGAAATTCAAGCCAATCGTCCAGTAATCTTAAGTGGATATAAGGATAAAAGTGGATTTATTTTTCATACATTTAAAGGAGGCCATGTCTGGGTAGCAGATGGTGTTCGTGGTGGTACAAGCTGTGGTGAGCAAAATCCTGATGGTACATGGACAGGTGGTGCTTCCTTCCTGTACTTTCATATGAACTGGGGTTGGGGAGGTTCAAACAATGGATGGTTTGGGTTCGCTAGTGCTGATGCAGGCGGAGGTTATAATTTCCAATATAAAAGAGGTATGGTTTATTCAATTAAAAAATAACGACAATATGTACAAATTAGGATTACTATTGATACTATTTACTTTATTTTCTTGTGAAAAGAAGGAGGAAAAATGTTGTATGAATGTTGAGAGCCAAGTATTATTAAACTTGACTAACGAAGATAGTAACAATATTTTTGAGTTAAACGAAGGGGCAAAAGGGCTCAATGATCTGGATTTATATTATGTTGATAAATCAGGCAATCGGGAAATTCAAAACCATTCTAATCTTGATATCCCCAAAAATATGCAAATTATCGATTGGGAAGTGCCTAAGCAGAAAATATTAAAAGTCTTTGGAAATCTTACACCTCAAAGTGACGGTTATGCTGAAAGTATATTAGTGGTAAAGGGATACTTGGAAGTTTCAATAAAATTAAAAATAGAAAGCACTGATTCCTATAAAGGTTATTCACAATTATTGGTGAATGGAAAGGAGATTTCAAAAAGTCAACTTGGACGTCCTATTTCTGTTAAACTAACTCCGTTTTCGGAATAGGACTTCCCAAAATTAAATTTCATAGTTAGGGTTTTAGGTAAACCACCATTAGTTTATTTAATGGTGGTTTTTTATTTAATGTAGAATAATGCCATTTTATAACCTTAATTAATGAACATAAAATATAACATCGTGTAGATAGGGTATTTCGTATGGGTCAAAATTGAGTTGGTCGAGATTATTTATTTATTTGATAAATATGATATAGCTTTTCAGAAGTTTAGCCAAATACGAAACAACATGAAGAGAAATTTGATCAAAATCCTAGCTTTTTTGCTTGCGTTGATTTTCAACGTGCGTCCTATTTTCGCTCAAGGGGTTGAAGAAAATGCAGAGGTAAGAAATTACCTAAACAACATGTTCTCAACTTTAGATAAAGCTAAAGTTCCTAATGGTTTATTAAGAGACTTTGCCTTCGATCTTACTGATCTTGATAAATTTACTGGCTCTGATCTGAATGATAAGAATTACGTTGATAAGGAAATTTACAGTTATTTACTACGTACAATTAGATCAGCTGCGGTTGGAACAAAACCATTCGGAGATGTTAGTCAGATACTCGCCACTCAGTACAGCACTGGCTCAAATAGTATTGTTTCATTGGGCGGAATGGCGTTTCAATATTCCTTTATAAAGGAAAATGCTATCTCTGATCAACTAATAAATTATTCCAACGGAAAGGTCTCTGATAAAACTGTCAATGGAGTCTGGAGAAATCCGTATGGTACTAAATATGTTATTGGTTTCGCTCCTCAAGATAGTATTTTTAAAACAAGTTCTGTGACGTTCAAGCTTAACAGTACTACATGGTTTTCTAATCTTTCATATAATAAAATTGAAATAGATTATGGAACCGGCTATAAAGTAATAACCGTGGGAGGAACTGTTGCAGCTTCATTTACGTCAGGAGGTAGAAAGGAAATTAAAATGCGTCTAACCTTGACGAATGGTCAGCAACTCGTTTCGCACACTGCTATTCAGGTAAATTCCGCAATGGCTATGCGGACTTTTTCAGACCCAGATTTGACCACACCAAGACAGAGCTTTACAGGAGCAGCCTATAAAGGTGTAAGTACAACTGCTAGGGTTTTTGTGAAAACTAGAAATGGTGCAATAAGAGATCCTTTGATAATTGTAGAAGGGTTTGATCCCCTAATTGGAAACCCCTATGGATTTCAGACAGCGGAAAAAGTATACAACTCATTGTATAAGGATGATTTCGGCAAAAAGATATTACTTGATTATGATTTAATTTATGTTGACTGGGCAAATAGCGAACAATATATTCAGTCAAATGCTAATACGCTAAAGCAAGTCATTCAATGGGTCAATAGTCAAAAACAATTATCCGGTAGTACCTCTGGAAATGTGGTTATGGGGTCAAGTATGGGAGGGTTAGTAGCTCGGTATGCATTAAAAACGATGGAAAATCAGGCACAACCTCACCAGACTTCAATCTATGTAAGTCACGATTCCCCTCATTTAGGAGCTAATATACCAGTTGGCTCTCTCTACGCTTTGCATGGCATAGGCTCTTTTTTAGAAAATAAATTAAATCTAGGAAGTGTCTATTCGATGACTACAGGCACACCATTAGAGTATATGCTTAAGCAAATTCACTCACCTGCTGCAAGGCAAATGTTAGTCAATTATGTGGATTTTGGTGGAAATATTAATAATACTGATCATAATTTATGGCAGCAAGAATTGAACACGCTAGGTTTCCCCCAAGGTGATCCAAGTAAGCCTTTTCGAATGATTGCTTTAGCTAATGGAAGCTATGCTCCGGAAACAGTTCCATCTTCATATCTTACGGCAAATGCAACTGCTTCAACTGATTTACTGGATGTTGCAAATATACTGACAGGTGGAATTTCTGCTGTTTTAGTTGGTGCTTTTTTTAATGATTTTTGGGCTGGTGCTTTATCTTTAGTACCAGGGAAAAGTACAATAAAAGGTACTTTAGAAGTTTTTCCTGGCTCAGCAACTGGCGCGAAAGTAACCAATTTAAATTTCAAATTTATCAAGAAATTTCTTTGGACAGTACCTGTTACTCGAACAATTTTTTCATACGAAAAGTTTATGCCCGGTGGGCTGACTTATGATATCTTCCCAAGCTCTCAATATAAGACAAGCTTAGACATTGGGACTGAAGGGCCATTTGTGCCTAAAGTTCCAATTTTAGGGAGATATTCGTACGATGTAAGTACCTCCGAAAGTATACCATTTGTTCCTACTTCTAGTGCTTTAGCAGTAGGTGGAGGAACTGCACCATTGACAGCCGCACTTTTTACAACAAGACCTACTTCAGCAAATACACCATTTGGTGGAAATGTTTTGATAAGAGACGCTAAATCTGGGGACCATATCGATTTGGTACCAAAAGAGGCAGAATGGCTTTATGCTCAGCTAAAAATGGGAATTAGTGGCCCAAAATTAGGAAAAACCGGTTCCCAATATAGTATTATCAATCCAATAGGCGGAGCGGTCACTTGGAACACGTCAAATCCATCCATTGCGACAATCAGTTCGTCAGGTGCATTAACTGTTACTGGTAAGGGGGTTATTGACGTTACAGCTCAGATTGGTAATGCTACTATATCTTCTAGAGTAGCGGTAGGAGTTCCTCGGTTTGTACTTGCAAATGTGAAACGTGATCCGGGATTTTATACAATAAAAGCAAACTGTATTGATACAGAGGCAGGTTACGCTGATTTTATACTTAATAGTCGTGATATAATAATTTACCAATGGGGTGTTAAGACTGAAAATGAGAATATCCGATGGATGGATAGTGAATCGGCTGAAATTAAATTGAGTACTACAGAGGATAGTGAGAATACAACAATATATCTTAAAGTAAAAGATGTGCATGGGAATGTAAGTACACCAATATTCGTCCGAATAACAGGATATGATATTTATGACTTAGGATATAGGACATTTATTCTCAATAAAAATGGTAAGCTTTTCGACGATACCGGTTATGAACTGTATTATGAAAATACCGGAATGCCACTCATTTTTAGAAGTACCTCATATGACGATTTCAGTAATGCCGAGTGGAGCCCATTAGCTGGAACAATGATTAATGAGGAAAAAACTCAGTGGGTAGTACCATGGTATACAAACTTCTATATTAAAGACATTATAACTCCAGCTGAAATCGAACGGATAAAGACAAGTTTCGTAAATAACCAAATTGCCGTCTATTCATTCTTTTTACTGAATTATGATGGTCAAATCATTCAAAAAACACCTGTGTCGGTGATTTACAAAGAAAATTATCCAAATCCTTAAATATCTATATAATGATAAGATTCGTTAAGATCCAGATTGTATGTAGTCTAATCATATTTCTGATTGCTGGCTGTGACAAAAAAGGGAACCCGTTGCCTTCGAATATAATGTTCAGCGCACAATTGAACGGAATTAAGTATAAAGATGTAATGCCGATGGTGATTCCGCCGGGGGCTCAGAGAACTCCAGTTCTAGAAATTGTTTATGGTGATAAGAATTATTTTAACATTAACTCCTTTTTAGAGCCCGAAGACCAAGAGAATAAAAATGCTTTTTTTCTGAATATCAGAGTTCCTTTAAGCGAACAGATCATGCTGAATAAAATATATTCCTTTAGTCCAATCGATGGCAAAGAGAAAGTGACAGGTTTAGAAGACCTGATCTATCGGGAAGGCAATAAGCAATTCGTTTCAATTACTTCCAGATACAACCTGGATACTCATTATTATGGGAAAGGCACATTGATATTAACCGAATATGATCTTGTCAAAAATAAGGCAAAAGGTAAAGTGGAATTTATTTTTCCATATGACAAATGGGATTCAGGCACAAAAGAACTTAAGATGTCTGGGGAATTTCACTGCTGGATTCGAAACCCTAACTAATAAAGTAAAAGATATGAAAGCTATTCAATTATTGGCTATTGTTTCAATGGTTATGTCATTGACAATAATCTCCTGCAAAAAGGAAATTTTGCAGGAAAAGACTCTAATTAACAAGGAGGGACACGGAGCAAAAGTAGCAGTTCAAGATAGTTTGGAGACATTGTATATGATGCAATCCAATTTAGAATTGTTGCTGGCAGATCGGATCATATCCAAATCAAATGGATATGTCCTTGATATTTCAAAACAAGAGGCTACGGAACTTGATATTCCTGATGAGTTATACCAAAAATATAAAACCAAAGTCAACGAGCTTAACAAATTATTAATAACTAAATGAAACTAACATGAGAACAACAAAAGTTAAATTATTTCAATTGTTTGTATTGTCCTTGATCGTACTAAGCGGGTGTAAAAAAGATAACATTGCCGGAGGAGATGATCAACAAAATGCGGCGAAGCTGAATTACGAGTTAAAATACTCAGAACAGCAACTAAAAAATTGGAAGGAAACGGGGAGCCCATTTTTAGAAACTCAGCAGAAAAATGCCTTAAATACAAAAATAGAAGCGCATATTCCATCACAGGGCGGTGTTTTCGAACCAATTCCAGTGGGGACAAAAGCATATGGACCACATCCATATCAGAATAGATATTGGTCAATGGTGAGGTTAAAATTGGCAATTCCTAACATATCAACCCCTAATTCACAGCTTAGGTCTAGAGTCGTACAGGCCATTAACGAGATCCAAGCCAATACGAATGTTCGGTTCTATAATGCATTCAATGACCCTGTCACTGATCCAACTTGGGGATTTACATACCCTAACGTCCACATTCATGTTTCAACTGATGCAAAGAAAGGTTCTTCTTTTGTCGGACTCCAAGGAGGAGAGCAATATATCTATCTTCCACTGACAGCAACAAAAGAATTTATTATGAGAGCGTTGGTAAATGCCGCAGGGATGTACAATGAACAACAGCGTAATGATCGAGATACCTATGTAAATATCAACACTGCTAATGTCGATCCTGTTAATCGCTATCAATTTGATAAGATCACATCAAACTTTTATAGTATGGGTTCTTTTGATTTTAATTCAATTACTCTTGCTGGGTCTACAGAGTTATCTAATAACGGTCAGAGAAGTATTTGGAAGAAAGATAATACTGATATTGTAGCTAATACTACGTTATCTGACCTGGATAGAGGCTTTTTAAATTATTTTTACCTTCCATATATTGCCAGGACTGATACATATAGAGAGTTAGCCACGACAGTGTATGATGGTAATAACAACATTCTTACAGCGCAACAAAGGGCTGATCTCGAATACTATATAAATAATGGAGCTTCAAATCCAGGCACTTCAGGTAGAAGTCCAATAGTTCAATGGTAATCAGTTTAGATATTAAAAAGTTTAAGAGATCTTTATGAAATAGAACCATAATTAAATAATTTAAATGAAGGAGCCAAGTTTAAGTCGGCTCCTTTTTAATTCCTTTAATACATGAGATTTATACTTATTACTTTATTTGTGGTGCTTTTCATTTCTTGTAAAAAAGATGACCAGGCCGAAGCCCCTAAAATTAAATACGATCATACGATTATTGTAGTCATGGAAGCCAATAATAATTTGAGACAGTATGCTTTTAATAATATCAATGAAATGGAGCTAGCAAGTAATAATTTAAAAAACGCTGCCGTTTTAGTTTATCTCCATTCAAATAATGATAAAGCGATTCTTCTTCGAGTGAAATTTGATGAGAACTTAAAAGTAATAGCTAGCGATACGATAAAGAAGTATACCATTTCAAGTAGTAGTCCACAACAATTGAATATGGCAATCAATGATAGCAAGGAATTATTCCCTGCAGAAAGCTATGGATTAATTTTGTGGTCTCATGCGACCTCATGGGCACCACCTATTTCAAAACGGATAGAAACACGGTCCTTTGGGGAAGATCAAGGAAAACAGATGGATATTATTGATTTGAAAAATTCAATTCCATCAGGATTCGAATACATTAT
The genomic region above belongs to Sphingobacterium zeae and contains:
- a CDS encoding C10 family peptidase, translating into MKKLFILFLGGLFLVSCKNQGIEADALNRDEYYIPLGKSIKVADSLHYFILGDVNKKASTKSKIGNTNATLKKEILSENGTPLMRVFNYGKGGFIILAADRRANPVLAYSDETNFPSDTIPAATEAWLYENKLQIEELKSGTRENVNGENLLKKGNYVKLLGGEVPTVNVKRASIEKVAGFFPPAGGCEPTGFEKGPLLQTTWNQSGGYNNLMPDMSCTPYSCNGKAYTGCVATAMSQVMRYHQYPASYNYSIMPNAVSSYLDVSSGANEISKLMRDVANSVDSQPDCDGTGAASNLNDIPYALENTFGYSVTVTATDFNYNTVKSEIQANRPVILSGYKDKSGFIFHTFKGGHVWVADGVRGGTSCGEQNPDGTWTGGASFLYFHMNWGWGGSNNGWFGFASADAGGGYNFQYKRGMVYSIKK
- a CDS encoding prolyl oligopeptidase family serine peptidase gives rise to the protein MKFIFFICSLLMSQAAFGQKTSVINNESTVFTLETPNSKIDFLVIDPAPKSKKPLFLFCQGSLPIPLYFNYKKEGLSLFGGGLTNFNYQDIIKSYHLVVISMPETPVIVDESQLNDSYWYYGDSKDKNIPSRAYQEADYLDNYVNRAVSVLDYLSKQPWVDNSQLTVFGHSQGGHVAAKLANKYKKVSKLGLSGTNLFGRIDQDIRQAKRDVQKGKITWQQASQKIEQTYAFYKDANNPEKLKNNPNLRSWKSFSQPAIDELLGFDYPIYLVSGTEDIVAELNDLAPLYFIRNHKNNLTIKRYYNLEHNYFEVQNDGRPDYKKPHWKDVMTDFLAWTLEQKTTANSN
- a CDS encoding GNAT family N-acetyltransferase, coding for MNQLKFRNAEQQDLPYIVEIYNSTIASRMVTADTEPVSVASRQKWFDEHSALKRPLWMVEDENNQLLGWVSFQSFYGRPAYDATVEISIYLNEQQRGRGLGKQILQYCMDKAPDFGVHTLLGFIFAHNLASIALFEKMGFEEWANLPNIATLDQEERSLKILGIRIK
- a CDS encoding M12 family metallopeptidase, with amino-acid sequence MRTTKVKLFQLFVLSLIVLSGCKKDNIAGGDDQQNAAKLNYELKYSEQQLKNWKETGSPFLETQQKNALNTKIEAHIPSQGGVFEPIPVGTKAYGPHPYQNRYWSMVRLKLAIPNISTPNSQLRSRVVQAINEIQANTNVRFYNAFNDPVTDPTWGFTYPNVHIHVSTDAKKGSSFVGLQGGEQYIYLPLTATKEFIMRALVNAAGMYNEQQRNDRDTYVNINTANVDPVNRYQFDKITSNFYSMGSFDFNSITLAGSTELSNNGQRSIWKKDNTDIVANTTLSDLDRGFLNYFYLPYIARTDTYRELATTVYDGNNNILTAQQRADLEYYINNGASNPGTSGRSPIVQW